Proteins co-encoded in one Selenihalanaerobacter shriftii genomic window:
- a CDS encoding homocysteine S-methyltransferase family protein produces MKSDVLISLESEVLLLDGAMGTKLQQEDLETDTAPEVWNLKRPEIIKQIHQDYLAAGSQIIQTNTFGANRIKLGEYGLAQEVEEINRAAVRIAKEVKKDNYIAGSVGPFGKFLAPIGDVTFEEAIDIFKEQIAILVDSGVDLISLETMSSLQELRAAVIAAKEVSDNVPVMAQMTFDENLRTLSGTTPKIAAVVLDALGADIIGANCSLGPQGLLDVLKELNQVTDKPLIVQPNAGLPKIIDGETVYQKSPEEMTTYIKKFVAEGANIIGGCCGTTEDHIAAFAQGLQGLTPSKSKLTRNFRLASRSQLMELSDQSESLIIGERINPSGKERLAEELKNNSFKVVQQEINSQIKTGAKVLDINVGGAGIDEVEMMKNVVQKVQNTSRVPVCIDTTDVESLEAGLEAFTGKALINSVTGEEESLNRVLPLAKKYGAALVCLTLDEDGIPDTAEGRLEIARKIKNKAISYGIPPEDLLIDTLVLTASTKQAEVVETLNAIKLVKEELGLKTVLGVSNVSYGLPQKPLLNRTFLAMALGYGLDAYIVDPLDEALQKTILAGDVLINRDQNAAKYIDALGQQKVTQDRKVNDKEEDKDVEKTDLSDKKQNQNDKSLELVKEAVLKGELEEIISILKNALEEYSSDELMNKALIPGIKEVGNKYETGEYFLPQLMASAESMQKGFKYLKDELGSDIKTSSAGKVLLATVKGDVHDIGKNIVKVVVENHGYEVLDLGKDVSNEQIIEAVKQEKVDVVGLSALMTTTMVEMEEVVKRLKAENLDVKVILGGAVITQDYADKIGADAYAINAINAVREIKRLI; encoded by the coding sequence ATGAAATCAGATGTTTTAATTAGTCTTGAGTCAGAAGTACTATTATTGGATGGAGCTATGGGGACTAAATTACAACAAGAAGATTTAGAGACTGATACGGCTCCTGAGGTTTGGAACTTAAAGAGGCCAGAAATAATAAAGCAAATCCATCAAGATTATTTAGCAGCAGGAAGCCAAATTATTCAGACTAATACCTTTGGTGCTAATCGAATTAAATTAGGTGAGTATGGGTTAGCCCAAGAAGTAGAAGAAATTAATAGAGCCGCAGTACGGATAGCTAAAGAGGTTAAAAAAGATAATTATATTGCTGGTTCTGTAGGACCATTTGGTAAGTTTTTAGCTCCTATAGGTGATGTTACTTTTGAAGAAGCTATTGATATTTTTAAGGAGCAGATTGCTATTTTAGTTGATTCAGGGGTAGATTTAATAAGCTTAGAAACCATGAGTAGTCTACAAGAATTGAGAGCAGCAGTGATAGCTGCTAAAGAAGTAAGTGATAACGTTCCAGTCATGGCTCAAATGACATTTGATGAAAATTTGCGAACATTAAGTGGAACTACTCCTAAAATAGCAGCAGTAGTATTAGATGCTTTAGGAGCAGACATTATTGGAGCTAATTGTAGTTTAGGACCACAAGGTTTGCTAGATGTTTTAAAAGAATTGAACCAAGTTACTGATAAGCCATTAATAGTTCAACCTAATGCTGGATTACCTAAAATAATAGATGGGGAAACTGTTTATCAAAAGTCTCCAGAAGAAATGACTACTTATATTAAAAAGTTTGTAGCAGAAGGAGCAAATATTATTGGAGGGTGTTGTGGAACGACTGAGGATCATATTGCGGCTTTTGCCCAAGGGTTACAAGGACTGACACCAAGTAAATCAAAATTAACTAGGAATTTTAGATTAGCCAGTCGCTCTCAGTTAATGGAATTATCAGATCAAAGTGAGAGTTTAATAATTGGAGAAAGAATTAATCCTAGTGGTAAAGAACGTTTAGCTGAAGAGTTAAAGAATAACAGTTTTAAAGTGGTTCAACAGGAGATAAATTCACAAATAAAGACAGGAGCTAAGGTTTTAGATATTAATGTTGGTGGAGCCGGTATAGATGAGGTTGAGATGATGAAAAATGTAGTACAAAAAGTACAGAATACTTCTCGAGTGCCGGTCTGCATTGATACTACAGATGTTGAATCTTTAGAAGCAGGTTTAGAAGCATTTACTGGTAAGGCTTTAATTAATTCTGTAACTGGTGAAGAAGAAAGCTTGAATCGAGTTTTACCATTGGCTAAAAAGTATGGAGCAGCTTTGGTCTGCTTAACTTTAGATGAAGATGGAATCCCTGATACAGCAGAAGGAAGATTGGAGATAGCAAGAAAAATTAAGAATAAAGCTATAAGTTATGGAATTCCACCGGAGGATCTTTTAATAGATACTTTAGTTCTAACTGCTAGTACTAAACAAGCAGAAGTAGTAGAGACTTTAAATGCTATAAAGCTAGTTAAAGAAGAGTTAGGATTAAAAACAGTATTAGGAGTTAGTAATGTTTCCTATGGTTTACCGCAGAAGCCACTATTGAATCGTACTTTCTTAGCTATGGCATTAGGATATGGGTTGGATGCTTACATAGTAGATCCTTTAGACGAAGCATTACAAAAGACAATTTTAGCTGGAGATGTATTAATTAACCGAGATCAAAATGCTGCAAAGTATATTGATGCTTTAGGACAACAAAAGGTTACACAAGATAGAAAAGTTAATGATAAAGAAGAGGATAAGGATGTTGAAAAAACTGATCTGTCAGATAAGAAGCAAAATCAAAATGATAAATCATTAGAATTGGTAAAAGAAGCTGTGCTAAAAGGAGAACTGGAAGAGATAATATCTATTTTGAAGAATGCTTTAGAGGAATATTCTTCAGATGAGTTAATGAATAAAGCTTTAATTCCTGGTATTAAAGAAGTAGGTAATAAGTATGAAACTGGTGAATACTTTTTACCACAACTAATGGCATCTGCAGAAAGTATGCAGAAAGGATTTAAATATTTAAAAGATGAATTGGGAAGTGATATTAAAACATCTTCTGCTGGAAAGGTGTTATTAGCAACAGTTAAAGGAGATGTGCATGATATCGGGAAGAATATTGTTAAAGTAGTTGTGGAAAATCATGGTTATGAAGTGTTAGATTTAGGTAAAGATGTATCCAATGAACAAATAATTGAAGCAGTTAAGCAAGAAAAAGTTGATGTAGTAGGCTTAAGTGCTTTAATGACTACTACTATGGTAGAGATGGAAGAAGTAGTTAAACGTCTTAAAGCAGAAAATTTAGATGTTAAAGTAATCTTAGGTGGAGCAGTAATAACTCAAGATTATGCAGATAAGATTGGAGCAGATGCTTATGCTATTAATGCTATTAATGCAGTAAGAGAGATTAAGAGGTTAATATAA
- a CDS encoding PorV/PorQ family protein has protein sequence MSLKTSIVVVLTLLLVISVTTFAFATPKYGAKAYGMGGAFTAVADDASAIYWNPAGLVQSGFIGAEFSIGADPDDDFIDDAKDVLDMPEGPEQYKALYDLNSTQMGLDGMFNANFKNVGIGALLTNSFTYNNDDNLELRNRLDGQGVISTGIKLLEPPMNIGALYVGANLKGLWSRYDSVTGYNSGGSGTTEEGEASATGYGLDIGMMAKVTDAVNFGLSVKNATSDLDWEWDKKPINPAKLDDSLPRTVTAGTAIKLPYPLSATIAADIESIEDGEDIYHVGFEKNILFNGLSLRAGMYKPENGDEVITGGLGLNLANLHANLAMDDEGYYALSANLKF, from the coding sequence ATGAGTTTGAAAACAAGTATAGTTGTCGTATTGACATTATTATTAGTTATTTCAGTAACTACTTTTGCTTTTGCTACTCCTAAATATGGAGCTAAAGCTTACGGAATGGGGGGCGCATTTACTGCAGTTGCTGATGATGCCAGTGCAATTTACTGGAATCCAGCTGGCTTGGTACAAAGCGGTTTCATTGGTGCAGAATTTTCTATTGGAGCAGATCCTGATGATGATTTTATTGATGATGCTAAAGATGTCTTAGATATGCCAGAAGGACCAGAACAATATAAGGCATTATATGATTTAAATTCAACTCAGATGGGGCTTGATGGGATGTTTAATGCTAATTTTAAAAATGTTGGTATAGGTGCATTATTAACTAATTCTTTTACTTATAATAATGATGATAATCTTGAATTAAGGAATCGTTTGGATGGACAAGGAGTTATTTCTACTGGGATTAAGTTGTTGGAACCACCTATGAATATTGGTGCTTTATATGTTGGTGCTAACTTAAAAGGGTTATGGAGTAGATATGATAGCGTAACTGGATATAATAGTGGTGGTAGTGGAACTACAGAAGAAGGTGAAGCTTCAGCTACAGGTTATGGCCTTGATATAGGAATGATGGCTAAGGTGACAGATGCAGTTAATTTTGGTTTAAGTGTTAAGAATGCAACATCAGATTTAGATTGGGAGTGGGATAAGAAGCCTATTAATCCAGCCAAGTTAGATGACTCATTACCACGGACGGTAACTGCTGGAACAGCAATTAAATTACCTTATCCATTATCTGCTACTATAGCAGCAGATATTGAGAGCATTGAAGATGGTGAGGATATCTATCATGTAGGTTTTGAAAAGAATATTCTCTTTAATGGTCTTTCTTTAAGAGCAGGTATGTATAAACCGGAGAATGGTGATGAAGTAATTACTGGAGGTTTAGGATTAAATTTAGCTAATTTACATGCCAATTTAGCTATGGATGATGAAGGATATTATGCTTTGTCAGCTAACCTTAAGTTTTAA
- the thrB gene encoding homoserine kinase — MYRVKVPATTANLGPGFDILGMALDFYNIIEVREREEGLKIEIEGLGADELPTDENNLAYQAMDYLFSRTDYSPAGLEINLINQIPLSRGLGSSATVIVGGLVLANCLAGEPFSTDELLNFATKIEGHPDNVAPALLGGVVISVMTEDGEIIYKRLDVPKLSTVVGIPDFKLSTTEAREVLPAQVIFEDAVFNSSRVALLIASLMSKDYDLLATCFEDRLHQSYRQDLVPGMDSVIKYTKEAGALAVALSGAGPSIIALTLNQEESVGKTMVQTFARHGIEANYKITKPATEGVIIEELKDE, encoded by the coding sequence ATGTATAGAGTAAAGGTCCCAGCTACTACTGCTAATTTGGGGCCAGGGTTTGATATTTTAGGTATGGCATTAGATTTTTATAATATAATAGAAGTACGTGAAAGAGAAGAAGGTTTAAAGATAGAGATAGAAGGTTTAGGCGCTGATGAATTACCTACTGATGAAAATAATTTAGCTTATCAAGCTATGGATTATCTTTTTTCGCGAACAGATTATTCTCCAGCAGGCTTAGAGATAAATCTAATTAATCAAATTCCTTTATCGCGAGGATTAGGAAGTAGCGCTACAGTAATAGTAGGTGGATTAGTCTTAGCTAATTGTTTAGCAGGTGAACCTTTTTCTACAGATGAGCTTTTAAATTTTGCTACTAAGATAGAAGGGCATCCGGATAATGTAGCTCCTGCTTTGTTAGGAGGAGTAGTTATTTCTGTAATGACTGAAGATGGGGAGATAATATATAAAAGATTAGATGTTCCTAAATTAAGTACAGTAGTAGGTATTCCAGACTTTAAATTATCAACTACTGAAGCAAGAGAAGTTTTACCGGCTCAAGTTATTTTTGAAGATGCCGTTTTTAATAGTAGTCGTGTAGCTTTGTTAATAGCTTCATTGATGAGTAAAGATTATGACTTATTAGCTACTTGTTTTGAAGATAGATTACATCAATCCTACCGACAAGACTTAGTACCAGGAATGGATTCTGTTATTAAGTATACTAAAGAGGCTGGTGCTTTAGCAGTGGCTTTAAGTGGAGCAGGCCCATCTATAATTGCTTTGACTTTAAATCAGGAGGAAAGTGTGGGAAAGACTATGGTTCAGACTTTTGCTCGTCATGGAATTGAAGCTAATTATAAGATTACCAAACCAGCTACTGAAGGTGTTATAATAGAGGAATTAAAAGATGAATAA
- a CDS encoding aspartate kinase yields MGLIVQKYGGTSVADTTRIKKVAERLVKRKREEDQVIAVVSAIGDTTDELINLSNEITDQPPKREYDMLISTGEQVSVALLAMAINELGEDVISLTGSQVGIITDDLHTKAKILEIDSSRLEKELAKDQIVVVAGFQGITINDDITTLGRGGSDTTAVALAAKLDADICEIYTDVNGIYTADPRMLDDAVKLPEISYDEMLEMASLGAKVLQPRSVEFAKQYKIKLAVKSSFNYESGTHVKEVEELEKGKVVSGVACNTNEVKISLIGVPDRPGIASKVFNTLAESSINVDMIIQNVHRGEVNDITFTIDDEDLSQAKVILNELNKELTIEDIIYDAEVAKVSIVGAGMVTNPGVAAKMFEALADADINIEMISTSEIKVSCLMDEAKSQQAVKVIHDKFNLGEKQRVSDQNV; encoded by the coding sequence ATGGGCTTAATTGTACAAAAGTATGGAGGTACTTCTGTTGCTGATACAACTAGAATTAAAAAGGTAGCAGAAAGGCTAGTAAAAAGAAAGCGAGAAGAAGATCAGGTAATAGCTGTTGTTTCAGCGATTGGGGATACTACTGATGAATTGATAAATTTATCAAATGAAATCACAGATCAACCACCTAAACGAGAGTATGATATGTTAATTTCTACAGGAGAACAAGTATCAGTTGCTTTACTGGCTATGGCAATTAATGAATTAGGAGAGGATGTCATTTCCTTAACTGGATCACAAGTAGGAATTATCACTGATGACCTACATACTAAGGCGAAAATTTTAGAGATAGATTCTAGCCGATTAGAAAAAGAATTGGCTAAAGATCAAATTGTAGTAGTAGCTGGCTTTCAGGGGATTACAATTAATGATGATATTACAACTTTAGGAAGAGGTGGCTCTGATACTACAGCGGTAGCTTTGGCAGCTAAACTTGATGCTGATATCTGTGAGATTTATACTGATGTAAATGGTATTTATACTGCTGACCCAAGAATGTTAGATGATGCAGTAAAGCTACCCGAAATTTCTTATGATGAAATGCTAGAAATGGCTAGTTTAGGAGCTAAGGTTTTACAACCGAGATCTGTAGAGTTTGCTAAACAGTATAAAATAAAATTAGCAGTTAAATCAAGTTTTAATTATGAATCAGGGACACACGTTAAGGAGGTGGAAGAATTGGAAAAAGGCAAAGTAGTTAGTGGTGTTGCTTGTAATACGAATGAAGTTAAAATTTCTTTAATAGGAGTTCCAGACCGACCGGGGATTGCTTCTAAGGTTTTTAATACTTTAGCAGAATCTAGCATCAATGTAGATATGATTATTCAGAATGTACATCGAGGAGAGGTAAATGATATTACATTTACTATTGATGATGAAGACTTAAGTCAAGCTAAAGTCATTTTAAATGAATTGAATAAAGAATTAACTATAGAGGATATTATTTATGATGCTGAAGTAGCTAAAGTATCAATTGTAGGTGCAGGAATGGTTACTAATCCTGGAGTTGCAGCTAAAATGTTTGAAGCATTAGCTGATGCTGATATTAATATTGAAATGATAAGTACTTCGGAGATTAAAGTCTCTTGTTTAATGGATGAGGCTAAGTCTCAACAAGCAGTAAAAGTAATTCATGATAAGTTTAATTTAGGTGAAAAGCAAAGAGTAAGTGATCAGAATGTATAG
- a CDS encoding homoserine dehydrogenase, whose translation MEKRTIKLGILGLGTVGSGVAKILLETSKNINQKMKKKLELAKILDKDLTREREIEVPAEIMTDKPEEVLENPEIDIVIELIGGVNPAKDFMIRALKAKKHVVTANKEVMAKYGSDLLDLAEENGVDLYFEASVGGGIPIIRSLKESLTANKVEEIMGIVNGTTNYILTKMTQEGADFADALAEAQDLGYAEADPTADVDGYDAAYKLSILSAIAFGSRIDINDIYLEGISKVTQKDITYAKELNYVIKLLAIGKEVDGKIEARVHPTMIPNNHPLAAVNDSFNAVFVKGHAVGELMYYGRGAGSMPTGSAVVADVIDIARNIINDANGRIACSCYEEKELKSINEVVSKYYLRLQVIDRPGVLAAVSGILGNNGVSIESMIQKSKTENGVPLILVAHQVNEGNIQTALNEIDNLAEVKEISSLIRVEGEECY comes from the coding sequence ATGGAGAAGAGAACAATTAAATTAGGAATTTTAGGGTTAGGAACTGTTGGTAGTGGAGTAGCAAAAATTTTATTAGAGACTAGTAAAAATATTAATCAAAAAATGAAAAAGAAATTAGAGTTGGCTAAAATATTAGATAAAGATTTAACTAGAGAGAGAGAGATTGAAGTTCCTGCTGAAATAATGACTGATAAACCAGAAGAAGTACTAGAAAATCCTGAGATTGATATTGTTATAGAATTAATTGGGGGAGTTAATCCTGCTAAAGATTTTATGATTAGAGCTTTAAAAGCTAAGAAGCATGTAGTTACAGCTAATAAAGAAGTAATGGCCAAATATGGTTCAGATTTATTAGATTTAGCCGAAGAGAATGGTGTAGATTTATATTTTGAGGCAAGCGTTGGTGGAGGAATTCCAATTATTAGATCTTTAAAGGAATCATTAACTGCTAATAAGGTTGAAGAGATAATGGGAATTGTAAATGGAACAACTAATTATATTTTAACTAAAATGACTCAAGAAGGCGCTGATTTTGCTGATGCATTAGCTGAAGCTCAAGATTTAGGATATGCTGAGGCTGATCCTACTGCTGATGTAGATGGATATGATGCAGCTTATAAATTATCAATTTTATCAGCTATTGCTTTCGGATCAAGAATAGACATAAATGATATTTATTTAGAAGGAATTTCAAAAGTAACACAGAAAGATATTACGTATGCTAAAGAATTAAATTATGTAATTAAACTATTGGCTATTGGTAAAGAAGTTGATGGTAAGATAGAGGCTAGAGTTCATCCAACTATGATTCCAAATAATCACCCGTTGGCTGCTGTAAATGATTCTTTTAATGCAGTATTTGTTAAAGGACATGCAGTTGGGGAATTAATGTATTATGGTCGAGGGGCAGGCTCAATGCCAACAGGTAGTGCTGTAGTGGCCGATGTTATTGATATTGCTCGTAATATTATTAATGATGCCAACGGAAGAATAGCGTGTAGTTGTTATGAAGAAAAAGAATTAAAATCTATAAATGAAGTTGTTTCTAAGTATTACTTACGATTACAGGTTATTGATAGGCCAGGAGTTTTAGCAGCTGTATCTGGTATTTTAGGTAATAATGGTGTAAGTATTGAATCAATGATTCAAAAGAGCAAAACTGAAAATGGAGTACCATTAATCTTAGTTGCTCATCAAGTGAATGAAGGGAATATACAAACAGCATTAAATGAGATTGATAATCTAGCAGAAGTTAAAGAAATTAGTAGTTTAATTAGAGTAGAAGGGGAAGAATGTTATTAA
- a CDS encoding ACT domain-containing protein, whose protein sequence is MTKHKSDYYVVHKDILPTAIMKTIEVKKILKSGEVEKINEAVERVKLSRSAYYKYKDHVFPFLEDKQKKVITLYFLLKHETGVLSKVINRIAEVKGNVLTINQGIPLQGVANATITLEAHEMELNIDELVEEMKDLPGIQKVKIIARNFKY, encoded by the coding sequence ATGACCAAACATAAAAGTGATTATTATGTGGTACATAAGGATATCCTTCCAACAGCTATTATGAAAACAATAGAAGTAAAAAAAATATTGAAATCAGGTGAAGTAGAAAAGATTAACGAAGCTGTAGAAAGAGTAAAATTAAGTCGAAGTGCTTATTATAAGTATAAAGATCATGTTTTTCCTTTTTTAGAGGATAAACAAAAGAAAGTAATTACGTTATATTTTCTATTAAAGCATGAAACAGGAGTATTATCAAAAGTAATTAACAGAATAGCGGAAGTTAAAGGTAATGTATTAACTATTAATCAAGGGATTCCTCTACAAGGAGTTGCTAATGCCACGATTACTCTTGAAGCCCACGAAATGGAATTAAATATAGATGAATTAGTAGAAGAAATGAAAGATTTACCTGGAATCCAAAAGGTAAAGATAATTGCTCGCAATTTTAAATATTAA
- the ilvE gene encoding branched-chain-amino-acid transaminase: MSQKVYLNGELVAKEDAKVSVWDHGYLYGDGIFEGIRAYNGRVFRFDEHIKRLYESAKAIMLDIPLSKEEMEEAVIKTLRANELSDAYIRLVISRGVGDLGLDPQKCPEPTVLIIASDIELYPPEFYEQGLEVVTVPTRRNIPEALNPRIKSLNYLNNILAKIEANRAGVLEAVMLNNEGYVAECTGDNIFIIKDGKLITPPTYVGALKGVKREVVMEVAPKLGLEVKEEVFTRHDLYIADECFLTGTAAEVIPVVKIDDREIGDGTPGDYTWDLIELFREKANSEGYPIYDKG; this comes from the coding sequence ATGAGTCAAAAAGTATATTTAAATGGAGAATTAGTGGCAAAAGAAGATGCAAAAGTATCAGTTTGGGATCATGGATATTTATATGGAGATGGAATTTTTGAAGGCATTAGAGCATATAATGGTAGGGTTTTTAGATTTGATGAACATATTAAAAGACTTTATGAGTCAGCTAAAGCTATTATGTTAGATATTCCTTTATCCAAAGAGGAGATGGAAGAAGCGGTAATAAAGACATTAAGAGCTAACGAATTAAGTGATGCTTATATTAGGTTAGTAATTTCTAGAGGTGTAGGGGATTTAGGTTTAGATCCACAAAAGTGCCCTGAACCTACTGTTTTAATTATTGCTAGTGATATTGAACTTTATCCTCCTGAATTTTATGAACAAGGTTTAGAAGTAGTTACAGTTCCAACTAGAAGAAATATTCCAGAAGCTTTAAATCCTAGAATTAAGTCATTAAATTATTTAAATAATATTTTAGCTAAAATAGAAGCTAATAGAGCTGGAGTGTTAGAAGCAGTAATGTTAAATAATGAAGGTTATGTAGCTGAGTGTACAGGAGATAATATCTTTATTATCAAAGATGGTAAATTAATTACTCCACCGACTTATGTCGGCGCCTTAAAAGGAGTGAAACGAGAAGTAGTAATGGAAGTAGCTCCTAAGTTAGGTTTAGAAGTGAAAGAAGAAGTATTTACTCGCCATGACCTTTATATAGCCGATGAATGTTTCTTAACAGGAACAGCTGCTGAGGTGATTCCAGTAGTTAAGATTGATGATAGAGAAATTGGTGATGGTACTCCAGGTGATTATACTTGGGATTTAATCGAGCTATTTAGAGAGAAAGCTAATAGCGAAGGTTATCCTATCTATGATAAGGGGTAA
- a CDS encoding HU family DNA-binding protein, with protein sequence MTKTELVDNIAEKTGLTKKDSKQAVDAFLEVITDTLKSEATKDADERDKVQLIGFGSFEVRDRSARTGRNPQTGEELQIPARKVPAFKSGKGLKDAVNGDK encoded by the coding sequence TTGACAAAGACTGAACTAGTTGATAACATTGCAGAAAAGACAGGATTGACAAAAAAAGATTCCAAACAAGCTGTTGATGCATTTCTTGAAGTGATTACTGACACTCTTAAGTCAGAAGCTACTAAAGATGCAGACGAAAGGGACAAGGTTCAACTTATTGGTTTTGGAAGTTTTGAGGTAAGAGATAGAAGTGCTAGAACTGGTCGTAATCCTCAGACTGGTGAAGAACTTCAAATTCCAGCTCGTAAAGTTCCTGCTTTTAAGTCAGGAAAAGGTTTAAAAGATGCAGTAAATGGCGACAAGTAA
- the spoIVA gene encoding stage IV sporulation protein A has protein sequence MEEYNIYQDISDRTGGDIYIGVVGPVRTGKSTFIKKFMDLLVLPNIKDEYDKERTQDELPQSGGGRTIMTTEPKFVPNEGTEIELDEKLNFRVRLVDCVGYKVDGALGYEEEDGPRMVITPWYEEAIPFQEAAEMGTKKVIEDHSTIGLVVTTDGSITELPRQSYIAAEERVISELENLGKPYIIALNSTHPHGQAAQELKEELEEKYNKPVIPIDCDNLSENNITHLLQEILYEFPLREINIQLPLWIDELDSDHWLSQEVTDSINTSLDDVIRLRDIEVGLNNLADYQYTKEVFLEEMDLGTGTTNISIGMQDNLFYDIIEEVTGLEIEGEHELFNLIQELSTAKKEYDRVAEALTEVEEKGYGIVKPEIEDLVFDEPELIKRGGGFGVKLTASAPSIHMIRADINTEVSPVVGTEKQCEELIDFLQEEFDDNPDAIWETDFLGRSLHDLVKDGITNKLYRMPENAQHKLQDTLQKIVNEGSGGLICIIL, from the coding sequence ATGGAGGAGTATAATATTTACCAAGATATTTCTGATCGAACTGGTGGAGACATCTATATCGGTGTTGTAGGCCCAGTTAGAACTGGAAAATCGACATTTATTAAAAAATTCATGGATCTGTTGGTATTGCCTAATATTAAAGATGAATATGATAAAGAACGAACTCAAGATGAATTGCCTCAAAGTGGTGGCGGTAGAACTATTATGACTACTGAACCTAAGTTTGTACCTAATGAGGGGACAGAAATTGAATTAGATGAAAAACTAAATTTTAGAGTACGATTAGTAGATTGTGTAGGTTATAAGGTTGATGGAGCTTTAGGTTATGAAGAAGAAGATGGTCCACGAATGGTGATTACACCTTGGTATGAGGAAGCAATTCCTTTCCAGGAAGCTGCTGAAATGGGCACTAAGAAGGTTATAGAGGATCATTCCACAATTGGACTGGTTGTGACTACTGATGGTTCCATTACAGAATTACCGCGACAAAGTTACATTGCTGCCGAAGAGAGGGTTATTTCCGAATTAGAGAATTTAGGAAAACCGTATATAATAGCTTTGAATTCTACTCATCCTCACGGTCAAGCAGCTCAAGAATTGAAAGAAGAATTAGAGGAAAAGTATAATAAGCCAGTAATACCTATTGATTGTGATAATTTATCTGAAAATAATATAACTCATTTATTACAAGAGATTTTATATGAATTTCCACTTCGTGAGATCAATATTCAATTGCCATTATGGATTGATGAGTTGGATTCTGACCATTGGCTTAGTCAGGAAGTAACTGATAGTATTAATACTTCTTTAGACGATGTAATAAGATTAAGAGATATTGAAGTAGGTTTAAATAATTTAGCTGATTATCAATATACTAAAGAGGTTTTCTTAGAGGAGATGGATTTAGGTACTGGTACCACGAATATATCTATAGGTATGCAGGATAATCTTTTCTACGATATTATTGAAGAAGTGACTGGCTTGGAAATTGAAGGAGAACACGAATTATTTAATTTAATTCAAGAACTCAGTACTGCTAAAAAAGAATATGACCGAGTAGCTGAAGCTTTGACTGAAGTAGAAGAGAAAGGTTATGGTATTGTTAAGCCAGAGATAGAAGATTTAGTCTTTGATGAACCTGAATTGATTAAACGTGGTGGTGGATTTGGTGTTAAGTTAACAGCATCAGCGCCTTCAATTCATATGATTAGAGCTGATATTAATACTGAAGTTTCACCAGTAGTAGGTACTGAGAAACAGTGTGAAGAGTTAATTGATTTCTTACAAGAAGAGTTTGATGATAATCCAGATGCAATTTGGGAGACTGATTTTCTTGGTCGTTCCTTACATGATTTAGTTAAAGATGGAATTACAAATAAGTTATATAGAATGCCTGAGAATGCTCAGCATAAGTTACAAGATACTCTTCAAAAGATTGTGAATGAAGGTAGTGGAGGATTAATCTGTATTATTTTATAA